A region of Moorena producens PAL-8-15-08-1 DNA encodes the following proteins:
- a CDS encoding methyl-accepting chemotaxis protein has protein sequence MTQIPPQNNSLKDHNGHQIDTHDIKLSDKLLDNLSDNLSDNGHTGTHKTFHLSTSTLKTKLGKSLLPLPKLIQSKLAPPQRLPSLFLKWFYNLPIQGKQLLALFTSEVISVVGLAGVGAFLIVTGGRAQLINQAKSELAVMDIIYNIKINQMGFGFRGQSDNSAIIQAVQTHAQGKPLTPGLFKEVKDILQQEIQTRRIEYATLVGKDRRILVNANSDRTGEFFDPNDLVSQVLENPQQIKTSELVSWSEVAQESPFLPAGIDDQNNLLIRYTVTPVRATDTGAVLGVLVSGDIVNDKLPIVEDTLKSFGGGYSAVYLRQPDGQFLLATALDQGKSTNLGEAQPNVFLPDTPFLNQAVTAQGNPITKRIKIGRQTYTVAAKTLNNFNGKPVALLVRGTSEAQLNFLLTDNLLLQLVVVILALTADILLAILLGRAIAKPIQQLQNLAEQFAQGSRHLRSNLITNDEIGKLAMTFNEMADSVTSQEKVVSREANRAEVIINFATTPIDKSLDLKALFQEAVEKALNQLNADRVVIYRLNPDGSGYIGFEAVQPGWPKAVDNMVKKKIEDACIPEQLIDGYKHGRVVATNNVFEASFHRDHEKLMERLQIKANLVTPIVHAERLYGLLIAHHCTAPHQWQESEIIFLTQLSVQLGNVMERAISLEQMEAARQKAENLAQEQRHIKEELQKRALELLMEVEPVSKGDLTIRAQVTADELGTIADSYNATIESLRKLVLQVQQATKQVTTTTTQDEAAIAELSTEALRQAEEIANALQKIHDMTVSTRSVAASASEAEAAVKQAAQTVEAGDAAMNLTVEGFMAIRETVGSTAKKVKRLGESSQKISKVVNLISGFAEQTNMLALNAAIEAARAGEAGRGFAVVADEVRALAHQSAEATAEIEKLVADIQAETNEVAAAMEEGTEQVVVGTKLVDDTRQSLNQITAVTVKINELVKAIAITAVDQTQASESVTETMADVAAIANRTSTEVTQVSNSFKQLLKVAEQLQDSVGKFKVS, from the coding sequence ATGACTCAAATTCCTCCTCAGAATAACTCCCTTAAGGATCACAATGGTCACCAGATTGATACTCATGATATTAAATTATCAGATAAATTATTAGACAATTTATCTGATAATTTATCTGATAATGGTCATACTGGAACTCACAAAACTTTTCACCTGTCAACATCTACCCTGAAAACCAAACTGGGTAAATCACTGCTACCACTACCTAAGTTAATCCAGTCAAAGCTTGCACCACCCCAAAGACTTCCATCTTTATTTTTGAAATGGTTTTATAACCTGCCCATACAAGGGAAGCAGCTTCTAGCCTTGTTCACGTCAGAAGTGATCTCCGTGGTTGGCTTAGCAGGTGTGGGGGCTTTTTTGATTGTTACAGGAGGTCGTGCTCAGTTAATCAACCAAGCCAAATCAGAATTGGCGGTTATGGATATTATATATAATATCAAAATTAATCAGATGGGGTTTGGTTTTCGGGGACAATCTGACAATAGCGCAATTATTCAAGCGGTTCAAACCCATGCTCAAGGCAAACCCTTAACCCCTGGGTTGTTCAAAGAAGTCAAAGATATTCTCCAGCAAGAAATCCAGACTCGTCGGATTGAATATGCCACGTTGGTGGGAAAGGATCGGCGAATTCTTGTCAATGCTAATTCTGATCGAACTGGGGAGTTTTTCGATCCCAATGACTTAGTCAGTCAGGTTCTGGAAAATCCTCAGCAAATTAAAACCAGTGAACTGGTCAGCTGGTCTGAGGTTGCTCAAGAGTCTCCCTTCCTACCTGCTGGGATTGACGACCAAAACAATCTGTTGATTCGCTATACCGTGACACCGGTTAGAGCCACCGATACAGGAGCAGTTTTGGGAGTACTGGTTTCTGGGGATATTGTCAATGACAAGCTGCCTATCGTCGAGGATACCCTAAAGTCTTTTGGCGGAGGTTATAGTGCGGTATATCTACGTCAACCCGATGGTCAATTCCTCTTGGCAACTGCCTTAGACCAGGGTAAAAGTACCAATTTAGGAGAAGCTCAACCGAACGTCTTCTTGCCCGATACCCCTTTCCTGAATCAAGCGGTAACAGCTCAGGGTAATCCAATTACCAAACGCATCAAGATAGGGAGGCAAACCTATACAGTGGCTGCCAAGACGTTAAATAATTTTAATGGTAAGCCAGTTGCCCTTTTGGTAAGGGGAACCTCAGAAGCTCAACTAAACTTCCTGCTCACCGACAACCTACTGTTACAGTTGGTAGTAGTGATCTTGGCTTTGACTGCTGATATATTACTAGCTATTCTGCTAGGACGAGCCATTGCTAAACCGATCCAACAGCTACAAAACTTAGCCGAGCAATTTGCTCAAGGGTCACGTCACCTCCGAAGCAATCTGATCACTAACGATGAGATCGGTAAGCTCGCGATGACCTTTAATGAAATGGCTGACAGTGTTACCAGTCAGGAAAAGGTGGTCAGTCGAGAGGCAAATCGGGCAGAGGTCATTATTAACTTTGCTACTACCCCGATTGACAAATCTCTTGACCTCAAAGCTCTCTTCCAAGAAGCGGTGGAAAAAGCCCTCAATCAATTGAATGCTGACCGGGTAGTTATCTACCGCCTGAATCCTGATGGTAGTGGCTACATTGGATTCGAGGCAGTTCAACCCGGTTGGCCCAAAGCAGTTGACAATATGGTTAAGAAAAAAATTGAAGATGCTTGTATTCCAGAGCAGCTGATTGATGGCTACAAACATGGGCGTGTCGTTGCCACCAATAATGTCTTTGAAGCAAGTTTTCATCGTGACCACGAGAAGTTGATGGAACGATTGCAAATCAAAGCAAATTTAGTGACACCAATTGTCCACGCAGAAAGACTCTACGGTTTACTTATTGCTCATCATTGTACGGCTCCACACCAGTGGCAAGAGTCTGAAATCATTTTCCTGACGCAGTTATCTGTTCAGCTGGGCAATGTTATGGAGCGAGCCATATCCTTAGAACAAATGGAGGCAGCCCGCCAAAAAGCAGAAAATCTTGCTCAGGAACAGCGCCATATCAAAGAGGAGCTCCAAAAGCGTGCTCTAGAACTGTTGATGGAAGTAGAGCCAGTCAGTAAAGGAGACCTGACTATTCGAGCCCAGGTGACTGCTGATGAATTGGGAACCATTGCCGATTCCTACAATGCTACCATCGAAAGCTTGCGGAAACTTGTACTGCAAGTCCAACAGGCAACCAAGCAAGTCACCACCACCACTACTCAAGATGAAGCAGCAATTGCAGAGCTCTCCACAGAAGCTTTACGACAGGCGGAGGAAATTGCTAATGCTTTACAAAAAATTCATGACATGACAGTCTCAACTCGCTCTGTGGCTGCCAGTGCCTCTGAAGCCGAAGCCGCAGTCAAACAAGCAGCTCAGACGGTGGAAGCTGGGGATGCTGCTATGAACCTGACTGTGGAAGGTTTTATGGCGATTCGGGAAACTGTAGGTAGTACGGCTAAGAAGGTCAAACGTCTTGGGGAATCGTCCCAAAAGATTTCTAAGGTAGTCAACCTGATTAGTGGCTTTGCTGAGCAAACCAATATGTTAGCCCTCAATGCCGCTATTGAGGCGGCTCGTGCTGGGGAAGCCGGTCGAGGCTTTGCGGTAGTTGCTGATGAAGTACGAGCCTTGGCCCATCAATCGGCGGAGGCAACTGCGGAAATTGAAAAGCTGGTAGCGGACATTCAGGCGGAAACCAATGAGGTGGCAGCCGCTATGGAAGAGGGAACTGAGCAAGTGGTAGTTGGAACTAAACTGGTGGATGATACCAGGCAGAGTTTGAATCAAATTACTGCCGTAACGGTCAAGATCAATGAGTTGGTCAAAGCAATTGCCATCACAGCTGTTGATCAAACCCAAGCCAGCGAATCAGTGACTGAAACTATGGCTGACGTAGCAGCAATCGCGAATAGAACCTCCACAGAAGTCACCCAAGTATCTAACTCGTTCAAACAACTGCTCAAAGTGGCTGAGCAACTCCAAGATAGTGTGGGCAAGTTCAAGGTGAGCTAG
- a CDS encoding methyl-accepting chemotaxis protein: MKKETNNLNLNGNNSEIVKTKNALVKTLLPDSTISNVNLRVVQELTEAETEVTHWADQDINAGDQLLEVLKTQKKNQRNKNTLSRQLLTTIMPTVLIPLTLASLVSYRIVHEHDKERNKLQQQEQALIAGEAASQLIKDTFTVPTLLASNPLVINAAHAGSKTAEQQQLQKLAIDEIELRFQNTKLLQPNPQLNRYLKRIVKDLGLGELFVTDRYGYNIAYSNPTSDFVQRDEDWWQQAKRQGRWVSELDFDDSANVFGFDLAQAIKDPQSGEFLGVIKAVLPMNQLEQLFPYLEHIGLMGSQQVQLIDTSQGMVISTLTPEGSLDEENIIGGEAIWEIAKFLVNTPTQLSINTKQDFNRFKTQYSLREARLSSYTDKTGTQVKIVYFLYKNKFYTIVTNPHTDWVSVASVDKSEQQNAGNELIVAFLFIALGLGAVTLVVVLLLSRRLSTPLSQLSDTAKEVAAGNLDAIAQASGTAETQTLAHTFNNLVARIKLLVQDQSLEAKRAKQLKDITIQLTQALDLQEILDMVVQGSRQGLDADRVVVYRFDPNWKGTVIAESVAAGWPQALGAEIADPCFAKDYVDKYIQGRVKATSNIYEAGLTPCYLKQLEPFAVKANLVTPIVVEGELLGLLIAHQCSEPRAWQASEIDFLTQVANQVGLTLDRINLLERQKIAETEQRTAKEQLQKRALELLMEVDPVSKGDLSIRARVTADELGTVADSYNATIESLRKLVVQVQQATKQVTTTTTQDEAAIRELSTEALRQSEEITAALQRIQDMTTSTQAVAARASEAEAAVKQAAQTVQTGDTAMNLTVEGFMAIRETVGSTAKKVKRLGESSQKISKVVNLISNFAAQTNLLALNASIEAARAGEEGRGFAVVADEVRALAHQSAEATAEIEKIVAQIQMETNEVVAAMEAGTEQVVGGTKLVDDTRQSLNQITTVMVKINELVEAIATVTVEQTQTSESVTQTMTNVAAIANHTSIEALQVSHSFKQLLRVAEQLQDSVGKFKVS, encoded by the coding sequence ATGAAAAAAGAAACGAATAACTTGAATTTAAATGGCAATAATAGTGAGATTGTAAAAACAAAAAATGCGCTGGTTAAAACACTCTTGCCTGATTCAACTATTTCTAACGTTAACTTGCGGGTTGTTCAAGAGTTAACAGAAGCTGAGACCGAAGTCACTCATTGGGCAGACCAAGATATCAATGCAGGAGATCAGCTCCTGGAAGTGCTCAAAACTCAAAAAAAAAATCAGAGGAATAAAAATACTCTCAGCCGCCAGTTGTTGACAACGATTATGCCAACGGTATTGATTCCTCTGACTCTGGCTAGCCTAGTAAGTTACAGAATTGTTCACGAGCATGACAAAGAGCGAAATAAATTACAGCAGCAGGAGCAAGCTCTAATTGCTGGTGAAGCAGCTAGCCAACTGATTAAGGATACCTTTACCGTACCAACCTTATTAGCTAGTAATCCCTTAGTCATCAATGCAGCTCATGCTGGTAGCAAAACCGCAGAACAGCAACAACTTCAGAAACTGGCTATTGACGAGATTGAATTGCGTTTTCAAAACACAAAGCTCCTCCAACCCAATCCACAACTCAATCGTTACTTAAAGAGAATCGTTAAGGATTTAGGTCTAGGGGAATTATTTGTCACTGACCGCTATGGGTACAACATTGCTTATAGTAATCCCACCTCTGACTTTGTGCAAAGGGATGAAGACTGGTGGCAACAAGCAAAGCGTCAAGGGCGTTGGGTCAGTGAACTGGACTTTGATGATTCAGCTAATGTCTTTGGTTTTGATCTTGCTCAGGCCATCAAGGATCCTCAATCAGGAGAATTTCTTGGGGTGATTAAAGCTGTGCTACCCATGAATCAATTAGAGCAACTGTTCCCTTATCTAGAACATATCGGATTGATGGGTTCCCAACAAGTGCAGCTGATAGACACTAGCCAAGGCATGGTAATTAGTACCCTCACCCCTGAAGGTAGTCTGGATGAGGAAAATATCATTGGGGGTGAAGCGATTTGGGAAATTGCTAAGTTTTTAGTCAACACACCGACCCAGCTAAGTATTAATACGAAGCAAGACTTCAATCGCTTTAAAACTCAGTATTCACTAAGGGAAGCAAGACTTTCGAGCTATACGGATAAAACGGGAACGCAGGTAAAAATTGTTTACTTCCTCTATAAAAATAAGTTCTATACCATTGTGACTAACCCACACACGGATTGGGTATCCGTTGCTTCTGTGGACAAATCAGAACAGCAAAACGCTGGTAATGAGTTAATTGTAGCGTTTCTCTTCATAGCCCTAGGCTTGGGAGCAGTTACTCTGGTGGTTGTTCTGCTTCTATCCCGCCGCCTATCTACTCCTCTGAGTCAATTGTCTGATACAGCCAAGGAGGTGGCTGCGGGTAATTTAGATGCGATTGCTCAAGCAAGTGGTACCGCAGAAACCCAAACCTTGGCTCACACCTTTAATAACCTAGTAGCCCGGATTAAACTTCTGGTACAAGACCAAAGCCTTGAGGCTAAGCGTGCTAAGCAACTGAAAGACATTACGATTCAGCTAACTCAAGCCCTTGACCTCCAAGAGATCCTGGATATGGTAGTCCAAGGGAGCCGACAAGGACTGGATGCGGATCGAGTGGTTGTCTATCGCTTTGACCCTAATTGGAAAGGTACTGTCATTGCTGAATCGGTGGCTGCGGGTTGGCCCCAGGCTCTCGGTGCGGAAATTGCTGACCCTTGTTTTGCAAAGGATTACGTGGATAAGTACATCCAAGGTCGAGTGAAGGCAACAAGCAATATTTATGAAGCTGGTCTGACCCCGTGTTACCTGAAGCAGTTAGAACCCTTTGCGGTCAAAGCCAATTTAGTTACCCCGATTGTGGTTGAAGGGGAACTCTTGGGCTTATTAATTGCTCACCAATGCAGTGAACCTCGAGCCTGGCAAGCTTCGGAAATCGATTTCTTAACCCAAGTAGCTAACCAAGTGGGACTAACCCTTGACCGGATCAACCTCTTAGAACGGCAAAAAATTGCTGAAACCGAGCAACGGACTGCTAAAGAGCAGCTTCAAAAACGAGCACTGGAATTGCTGATGGAAGTAGACCCAGTTAGTAAAGGAGACCTCTCGATCCGTGCCCGTGTAACCGCCGATGAATTGGGAACTGTTGCTGACTCTTACAACGCTACCATTGAAAGCTTGCGGAAACTTGTGGTGCAAGTGCAACAGGCAACGAAGCAAGTTACCACCACCACTACTCAAGATGAAGCAGCAATTCGAGAACTATCTACGGAAGCTTTGCGACAGTCGGAGGAAATTACTGCAGCCTTACAACGAATTCAAGACATGACCACTTCAACTCAAGCTGTGGCTGCTAGAGCCTCTGAAGCTGAAGCTGCAGTCAAACAAGCGGCTCAGACAGTCCAAACTGGGGATACTGCTATGAACCTCACTGTGGAAGGCTTTATGGCGATTCGGGAAACTGTAGGCAGCACTGCCAAGAAGGTCAAACGCCTTGGGGAATCCTCCCAAAAGATTTCTAAAGTAGTTAACCTGATTAGTAATTTTGCCGCTCAAACCAACTTGCTAGCGTTAAATGCTTCTATTGAGGCAGCTCGTGCTGGGGAAGAAGGTCGAGGCTTTGCGGTGGTTGCTGATGAAGTGCGAGCCTTAGCCCATCAATCAGCAGAAGCAACGGCAGAAATTGAAAAAATTGTGGCACAAATCCAGATGGAAACTAATGAGGTGGTAGCTGCCATGGAAGCTGGTACTGAACAAGTGGTAGGAGGAACGAAACTGGTGGATGATACCAGGCAGAGTTTGAATCAAATCACTACAGTAATGGTCAAGATTAATGAGTTGGTCGAAGCGATCGCTACGGTAACTGTTGAGCAAACTCAAACGAGCGAATCAGTGACTCAGACTATGACTAATGTGGCAGCGATCGCTAATCATACCTCCATAGAAGCGTTGCAGGTATCCCACTCGTTTAAACAACTGCTCAGAGTTGCCGAGCAACTGCAAGATAGTGTAGGCAAGTTCAAGGTGAGTTAG
- a CDS encoding chemotaxis protein CheW — translation MVSKFVPASASPSSATETAANEIRQQFLRFHLVPDTTALMPINQLTEVLTIGVGQIIPIAHMPPWVMGVYNWRGEVLWMVDLGHIVGLTPWHQQPVNTSHYTSLVLHIQSHDPKSIKYNQMLGLVVNRVEDIEWCNPDLIQPLPSSSMNPELAKFLQGYWLKHGGEMLVVFDGQLIFDTKF, via the coding sequence ATGGTGTCCAAGTTTGTCCCAGCTTCAGCTTCCCCATCATCAGCGACTGAAACGGCTGCGAATGAAATTAGACAGCAGTTTCTCCGGTTTCATCTAGTACCTGATACTACTGCTTTAATGCCAATTAATCAGCTGACTGAAGTGCTGACTATTGGTGTTGGTCAAATTATTCCAATTGCCCATATGCCACCTTGGGTCATGGGTGTTTACAACTGGCGGGGTGAAGTTCTTTGGATGGTCGATCTTGGACACATTGTGGGATTAACTCCTTGGCATCAGCAACCGGTAAACACATCACACTACACCTCCTTAGTGTTGCATATCCAGTCTCATGATCCTAAGTCCATTAAATACAACCAAATGCTAGGGTTGGTTGTCAACCGGGTAGAGGACATTGAATGGTGCAATCCCGATTTGATTCAACCTCTGCCATCATCAAGCATGAATCCAGAATTGGCAAAGTTTTTACAGGGATATTGGCTAAAACATGGTGGGGAAATGCTAGTAGTTTTTGATGGCCAACTAATTTTTGATACCAAGTTTTAA
- a CDS encoding response regulator transcription factor, translated as MVTALIVEDSLTDLEIFRGYLKQNGFNVLTANNGSEALEKISSNQLDLIVLDVVLPDRSGFEICRTLKNEAKTSQIPVIICSTKDTEMDKFWALKQGADAYLYKPVDHAELLKIIKQLVKG; from the coding sequence ATGGTTACCGCATTAATTGTTGAAGATTCATTAACAGATCTAGAAATCTTCAGAGGTTATCTCAAGCAAAATGGGTTTAATGTATTAACTGCCAATAATGGCTCAGAAGCCCTAGAAAAAATTAGCAGTAATCAGCTAGATTTGATTGTGCTTGATGTTGTCCTTCCGGATCGCAGTGGTTTTGAAATTTGTCGAACCCTTAAAAATGAAGCTAAGACAAGCCAAATACCTGTGATAATCTGCTCCACCAAAGATACTGAAATGGATAAATTTTGGGCTTTGAAGCAGGGAGCAGATGCTTACCTATATAAGCCTGTTGATCACGCAGAACTCCTAAAAATCATTAAACAACTGGTCAAGGGCTAA
- a CDS encoding response regulator produces MATHSEIQDQAYQFFIEEAPELLQLIETGLLNLQQERTTAKIHDLMRAAHSIKGGAASVGLEAIKTLAHRLEDIFKAFYSEEVQLDTELESLLLKAYDCLRNPLIQQIEQGYFDPEQALARAQSTYAQIEERLGDALTQVHNYIPSSGDLGIDIVSSIFEVDVAQGLERLAAVLANPQNYEVVGELKAQADVFAGFAELLNLSGFGAIAQTAVAAVEQNPHQVLKIIELALADFTTGRAAVLEGDRTQGGNPSTALVALTQAPAAPANDITNSLNTTSEFEDIFSDFNLGEATNAFEEFTLSEQTATQPSQLNPLGEETFETSPTLADQETELDQATEDSPSWKVTDSADFTDIFNNFNQDQQTLLFEDVALAQETTGQQPQVNLPAEEVPLTPPILADFRTSDLGQVNQDLTSDQSTPSEDQVNPVQEAEASFREETISPTAETVPHSEQDQQDLSNSKADPTPGSKPVANSPNPSSTASAPRKNSSLEVPKTLEAAVEKIEQIFESLPPLQDMPASDVPSPPTLPAAAFLANELAINQTTQSAKSQQDQPTRSNQATPKPSDHPSQSPTSISPESSVRVNLKRLERMNNQVGELVINRNSIGLQNEQLQAAVRELTQRFDLCQTIVSQLQELSDQSLASASSAGSMVSNPSFASLSQNEWNQQGTNSFGEQNSPQQSVTWSGEKSLESESDPLNKPLFDSLEMDSYSNVHSLIQGLQEEMMLLKEAVGDITLFAQQSDQTLEQQRQMLSQLRDELMWARMLPLGQVLNRFPRALRDLSTQHHKPAKLKLSGTGVLVDRAVLEKLYDPLLHLLRNAFDHGIESPQIRRKRGKAEEGKIEIRAYHKGNQTIIQVKDDGEGLNIERIRNQVLAKGLLSAKQIAKAPPSRLLKMIFEPGFSTAAKVSDLSGRGVGLDVVRSQIRALKGKISVTSSPGKGTTFTLRLPLTLTIAKLLIATVGPIVIALPSDSIEEIVVPKGDQIQKSGTKRFLLWRGQMVPTYTMSDLLEYNCPVRETTPSKALVYVPTPEDWALPMVVMRRDHQAFALEIDRVITEQELVIKPFGKVLAAPSYTYGCTILGDGSLIPVIDGNTLLEQFLAQSHEETKPRSLSHILEATTKKKSSVNRTQTPAKTAPVPTILIVDDSTGLRRTLAMSLQKAGYRVLQARDGHEALEQLRQSSKVQMIICDIEMPNMNGFEFLGQRRQDHQLSKIPIAMLTSRSSEKHQRLAMQLGANAYFTKPYIEQDFIGKIKNIIEQSKS; encoded by the coding sequence ATGGCAACTCACTCTGAGATCCAAGACCAAGCCTATCAGTTTTTTATCGAAGAGGCACCAGAGCTGTTGCAACTGATCGAGACAGGCTTACTGAATCTCCAGCAAGAACGAACCACGGCTAAGATCCACGATTTAATGCGAGCCGCTCACTCCATCAAGGGAGGTGCTGCCAGTGTTGGGCTAGAGGCAATTAAAACCTTGGCTCATCGTCTCGAAGATATCTTCAAGGCTTTCTACAGCGAAGAGGTACAACTTGATACTGAGCTAGAAAGCTTGCTGCTCAAAGCTTATGACTGCCTCCGGAACCCCCTCATCCAGCAAATTGAGCAAGGCTATTTTGACCCAGAACAAGCCCTGGCCAGGGCTCAATCCACTTATGCCCAGATCGAAGAACGACTCGGTGATGCCCTGACACAGGTTCATAACTACATTCCTAGTTCCGGTGATTTGGGTATTGATATTGTATCCTCTATTTTTGAGGTTGATGTAGCTCAGGGACTAGAACGTCTTGCTGCTGTCTTAGCCAATCCCCAAAATTATGAGGTCGTGGGGGAATTAAAGGCACAAGCCGACGTATTTGCTGGCTTTGCTGAGTTACTGAACTTGTCTGGATTTGGAGCGATTGCCCAAACGGCTGTAGCGGCAGTAGAGCAAAATCCCCACCAAGTCTTGAAAATTATTGAACTCGCCCTAGCTGATTTTACAACAGGACGAGCTGCTGTACTAGAAGGCGATCGCACTCAAGGGGGAAATCCCTCGACTGCTTTAGTGGCTTTAACACAAGCCCCTGCCGCTCCAGCTAATGACATTACAAATAGTCTTAATACCACCTCTGAATTTGAAGATATCTTTAGTGACTTTAACCTAGGCGAAGCAACCAATGCCTTTGAAGAATTTACCTTATCCGAGCAAACCGCTACCCAACCATCCCAACTCAATCCACTAGGTGAAGAGACTTTCGAGACCTCACCCACCCTTGCCGATCAGGAAACTGAGCTAGATCAAGCCACTGAAGACTCACCATCTTGGAAGGTTACCGACTCAGCTGATTTTACTGATATTTTTAACAACTTTAACCAAGATCAACAGACCTTACTCTTTGAAGATGTTGCTCTAGCCCAGGAAACCACTGGCCAGCAGCCCCAAGTGAACCTGCCAGCTGAGGAAGTTCCTCTGACCCCACCGATTCTTGCTGATTTCAGAACTAGTGACTTGGGGCAAGTCAATCAAGACCTAACATCTGATCAATCTACGCCTTCAGAGGATCAAGTTAACCCAGTCCAAGAGGCAGAAGCATCTTTCCGAGAGGAAACCATTTCCCCCACTGCAGAAACTGTTCCACACTCGGAGCAAGACCAGCAAGACCTGAGTAACTCTAAGGCTGACCCTACCCCAGGATCTAAACCAGTAGCGAACTCGCCTAATCCATCAAGCACTGCTTCTGCTCCCCGGAAGAACTCATCCCTAGAGGTACCAAAAACCCTGGAAGCCGCAGTGGAAAAGATTGAACAAATCTTTGAAAGCCTGCCACCGCTCCAGGATATGCCTGCTTCAGATGTTCCATCACCACCAACCCTACCAGCAGCCGCATTCCTAGCCAATGAATTAGCTATCAACCAAACCACTCAATCAGCTAAATCCCAGCAAGATCAACCTACTCGATCTAATCAAGCTACTCCTAAGCCGTCAGACCATCCCAGCCAAAGTCCAACCTCTATCTCCCCTGAGAGTTCAGTCCGAGTTAACTTAAAGCGACTAGAACGGATGAACAATCAGGTCGGGGAACTGGTGATCAACCGTAATAGTATTGGCCTACAAAATGAACAATTACAAGCAGCAGTGCGGGAGCTTACCCAAAGATTTGACCTTTGTCAAACCATTGTTAGTCAATTACAAGAGTTATCTGATCAGAGTCTAGCGAGTGCCTCAAGTGCTGGATCAATGGTGTCAAATCCTAGCTTTGCCTCCCTTAGTCAGAATGAGTGGAATCAACAAGGGACGAATTCTTTTGGTGAGCAAAACTCACCCCAGCAATCGGTAACGTGGTCAGGGGAAAAGAGCCTAGAAAGTGAGTCAGACCCATTGAACAAACCCCTGTTTGATTCCTTGGAAATGGATAGCTATAGCAACGTCCATTCTTTGATCCAAGGACTACAAGAAGAAATGATGCTGCTTAAGGAAGCCGTGGGGGATATAACCCTATTTGCTCAGCAGTCTGATCAGACCTTGGAACAACAGCGGCAAATGCTTTCTCAGCTACGAGACGAGCTGATGTGGGCGCGGATGTTGCCTCTGGGTCAAGTACTCAACCGCTTTCCCCGGGCTTTACGGGATCTTTCTACCCAACACCACAAGCCAGCCAAACTCAAGCTTAGTGGTACAGGGGTTTTGGTGGATAGAGCAGTCCTGGAAAAACTTTATGACCCCTTACTACACTTACTCCGCAATGCTTTTGATCATGGCATTGAATCCCCTCAAATTCGGCGGAAACGAGGTAAAGCAGAGGAAGGGAAAATTGAAATTCGAGCTTACCATAAAGGCAATCAAACCATCATTCAAGTCAAGGATGACGGTGAAGGTCTCAATATTGAACGCATTCGTAACCAAGTATTGGCCAAGGGATTGTTGTCAGCCAAACAAATTGCTAAAGCTCCCCCATCCCGACTGTTAAAGATGATTTTTGAGCCAGGATTTTCCACCGCAGCTAAGGTCAGTGATCTGTCTGGTAGGGGAGTAGGTTTAGATGTAGTACGCTCTCAAATTCGAGCTCTCAAAGGTAAAATCTCTGTCACCTCATCCCCAGGTAAGGGTACAACCTTTACCCTACGGCTGCCGTTAACTCTAACCATTGCTAAATTACTAATTGCTACAGTCGGTCCAATTGTTATCGCTTTACCGTCAGACAGTATTGAAGAAATTGTGGTTCCCAAGGGGGATCAGATCCAAAAATCTGGGACAAAACGGTTTTTGCTCTGGCGCGGACAAATGGTTCCCACTTATACCATGTCTGATCTTTTGGAATATAACTGTCCAGTCAGGGAAACCACTCCTAGCAAAGCTTTAGTTTATGTTCCGACCCCTGAAGATTGGGCGTTACCTATGGTAGTAATGCGTCGAGACCACCAGGCTTTTGCCTTAGAAATCGATCGCGTGATCACAGAGCAAGAGCTAGTGATTAAACCCTTTGGCAAAGTGCTTGCGGCTCCCAGTTATACCTATGGTTGTACCATCTTGGGGGATGGTAGTTTAATTCCGGTAATAGATGGTAACACCCTGCTAGAGCAATTTTTAGCTCAAAGCCATGAAGAGACTAAACCGAGAAGCTTGTCTCATATACTCGAAGCTACCACTAAGAAAAAGTCATCGGTTAACCGGACTCAAACTCCTGCTAAAACTGCTCCAGTTCCGACAATTTTAATTGTGGATGATTCGACAGGTTTACGACGAACCTTGGCTATGAGCTTGCAAAAAGCAGGTTACCGAGTGTTACAGGCTCGGGATGGACACGAAGCCTTGGAACAATTGCGGCAAAGTTCAAAAGTGCAGATGATAATTTGTGATATTGAAATGCCGAATATGAACGGTTTTGAGTTTCTTGGTCAACGTCGCCAAGACCATCAGTTATCAAAAATTCCTATAGCAATGCTTACCTCCCGTAGCAGTGAAAAACATCAGCGTTTGGCAATGCAGTTGGGTGCTAACGCTTACTTTACTAAACCTTATATTGAACAAGATTTTATTGGAAAAATCAAAAATATTATTGAACAAAGTAAATCTTAA